The following coding sequences lie in one Methylotuvimicrobium alcaliphilum 20Z genomic window:
- the tssG gene encoding type VI secretion system baseplate subunit TssG, with protein sequence MAGENRSKKNDLIEGLLEQPHQYDFFHALRLIECSHDDKPLIGQSSRPVDDAVRFGQEVSMAFESSTMSQFITAQEGKPARLTQRFLGLFGPNGPMPLHLTEYVRSREHNFHDHTLARFGDIFHHRMVALFYRAKADAEPAFSFDRPDQNRFGDYLGALAGIGDEVFQDRDAMPDLAKFHYIGHLANQAKNADGLIAILADFYKLPVRLNEFIGEWLQIETEDLTRLGESAQTGRLGESVVLGSRVWSCQHKFRILFGPLTLTEYVSLLPSGQRLEKLIAIVRNYSGFEFDWDVNLILKNDEVPMSQLDGCTRLGWTSWLGERHSTEDANDLLLNPIR encoded by the coding sequence ATGGCCGGCGAGAATAGGTCGAAGAAAAACGATTTAATCGAAGGTTTACTCGAACAGCCGCATCAGTATGATTTTTTTCATGCCTTACGGTTGATTGAATGTAGTCATGACGATAAACCTTTGATAGGACAATCCAGTCGGCCTGTAGACGACGCGGTAAGGTTTGGTCAAGAAGTCTCCATGGCATTTGAGTCGTCGACAATGAGTCAATTTATTACGGCTCAGGAAGGGAAGCCGGCCCGATTGACACAGCGTTTTTTAGGGCTGTTCGGACCCAACGGTCCGATGCCCTTGCATCTGACTGAATATGTGCGAAGCCGGGAGCATAATTTTCATGATCATACTCTGGCCCGATTTGGCGATATTTTTCATCACCGCATGGTTGCGTTATTCTATCGCGCCAAAGCGGATGCCGAACCTGCTTTCAGTTTCGACCGACCCGACCAAAACCGATTTGGCGATTATTTAGGAGCGTTAGCCGGGATCGGCGATGAGGTGTTTCAAGATCGCGATGCGATGCCGGATCTGGCCAAGTTTCATTACATAGGCCATTTAGCGAATCAGGCTAAAAATGCCGACGGGCTGATCGCTATCCTGGCCGATTTCTATAAATTACCGGTGAGACTCAATGAGTTCATCGGCGAATGGTTACAGATCGAAACCGAGGATTTGACCCGATTGGGTGAATCGGCCCAAACCGGTAGATTGGGCGAGTCGGTCGTATTGGGCTCCAGAGTTTGGAGTTGTCAGCATAAATTCCGGATTCTGTTCGGGCCTTTGACCCTAACAGAGTATGTCAGTTTGCTGCCTTCCGGTCAGCGATTGGAAAAACTGATTGCGATCGTACGAAACTACAGCGGCTTCGAGTTCGATTGGGATGTTAATCTAATCTTGAAAAATGACGAGGTACCGATGAGTCAATTGGACGGCTGCACGCGACTGGGTTGGACTAGCTGGCTTGGCGAGCGGCACAGCACTGAAGATGCGAACGATCTGTTGCTGAATCCGATACGGTAA
- a CDS encoding type VI secretion system Vgr family protein produces MAQNNRSITADTPLGDDQLVFYRMTGTESIGRLFEFEVELVRDLKLGSVKADQLLGKGMTVKLDLPNGGTRFFNGEIVQFKHIGLHSRFSCYRATLRPWLWYLTLNADCRIFQDKSVIDVIKAVLDNYAFADVLYKLDGEYKTLDYCVQYRESDFDFISRLMEHDGIFYYFEHQDGKHKLVITDSNKAFETQSGYRSIPYMPQGNIESRERDHIHEWLQENQVTAGKFELNDFDFETPSSDLTIKKHNPGGYSQSGQEVYDFPGKFSSSTVDSKLVDKRLEERQNAYSIKRGQGNALGLIPGMKFTLSDFYFDEENIEHVVVSASYIIQGDDSVSGMGGGGEIFQCSFDAIDAKQVFRSLRSTPKPSVSGSQTAIVVGPSGEEIWTDKYGRVKVQFHWDREGQDDENSSCWVRVSQPMAGKKWGWVSLPRIGQEVVVSFLEGDPDRPLITGRVYNDDQMPPYDLPSNKTQSGIKTRSSKEGTADNFNELRFEDKKGEEEVYIHAEKDLNCVIENNETRKIGLDKKDKGDQTIEIQNDRTVTLHDGNDKLKIETGNRNIEIDQGNYDLKVSTGNHSVKIDSGKSTIEAMQSIELKVGGSSIEITQAGITIKGTIIKVEASGTSEIKSPMTVVKGDGMLILQGGLTKIN; encoded by the coding sequence ATGGCACAAAACAATAGATCCATTACTGCCGATACTCCTTTAGGCGATGATCAGCTGGTTTTCTATCGTATGACGGGGACAGAATCCATCGGCAGATTGTTCGAGTTTGAGGTTGAGTTAGTTCGCGATCTGAAACTGGGCAGTGTTAAAGCCGATCAATTGTTGGGCAAGGGAATGACAGTCAAGCTGGATCTGCCCAACGGGGGCACGCGGTTTTTTAACGGTGAGATCGTGCAGTTCAAGCATATAGGGCTCCATAGTCGCTTTAGTTGTTACCGTGCAACACTAAGGCCTTGGTTATGGTATTTAACCCTAAATGCCGATTGTCGTATTTTTCAAGATAAATCGGTTATCGATGTTATTAAGGCAGTATTGGACAACTACGCATTTGCCGATGTTCTTTATAAATTGGACGGCGAATACAAAACCTTGGATTATTGCGTTCAATATAGAGAAAGCGATTTCGATTTCATTAGTCGCTTGATGGAACACGACGGCATCTTTTATTACTTCGAGCATCAAGACGGTAAACATAAATTAGTAATTACCGATTCGAATAAAGCTTTCGAAACTCAAAGCGGCTATCGGTCCATTCCTTATATGCCTCAGGGAAATATCGAGAGCCGTGAGCGCGATCATATTCACGAGTGGCTTCAAGAGAATCAAGTCACGGCAGGTAAATTCGAATTGAATGATTTCGATTTCGAAACGCCAAGCTCCGATTTAACAATCAAAAAACACAACCCGGGGGGGTATTCTCAATCCGGACAGGAAGTCTACGATTTTCCAGGAAAATTCTCGTCATCAACGGTAGACAGTAAGCTGGTCGATAAGCGCTTAGAAGAGCGGCAAAATGCCTATTCCATTAAGCGCGGTCAAGGCAATGCTTTGGGCCTCATTCCCGGTATGAAATTCACACTAAGCGATTTTTATTTTGACGAAGAAAACATCGAACATGTCGTTGTGTCGGCATCCTATATTATTCAAGGCGACGATAGCGTTTCAGGTATGGGTGGAGGCGGTGAGATTTTTCAATGCAGTTTCGACGCGATCGATGCAAAGCAAGTCTTTCGATCGCTCAGATCGACACCCAAACCTTCGGTTTCAGGGTCGCAGACCGCGATTGTCGTCGGCCCGTCGGGTGAGGAGATTTGGACCGATAAATACGGTCGCGTCAAGGTCCAGTTTCATTGGGACAGGGAAGGACAAGACGATGAAAATAGCTCGTGTTGGGTCAGGGTTTCTCAGCCGATGGCCGGTAAGAAATGGGGGTGGGTTTCTTTGCCGCGGATCGGTCAAGAAGTCGTCGTCAGTTTTTTAGAGGGCGATCCGGACCGTCCGTTGATAACCGGGAGAGTTTACAACGACGATCAAATGCCGCCTTATGATTTACCTTCTAACAAAACCCAAAGCGGTATCAAGACCCGCAGTTCAAAAGAAGGTACGGCCGATAACTTCAACGAATTACGTTTCGAGGACAAAAAAGGCGAGGAAGAGGTTTACATCCACGCCGAAAAAGACCTTAATTGTGTAATCGAAAATAACGAGACTCGCAAGATCGGTTTAGATAAAAAAGACAAGGGCGATCAAACGATCGAGATCCAAAACGATAGAACAGTTACTTTGCACGACGGCAACGATAAGTTGAAAATTGAAACAGGCAATCGTAACATCGAGATCGATCAGGGGAATTATGACTTGAAGGTATCGACCGGCAATCATTCGGTCAAGATCGATTCCGGCAAAAGCACGATTGAAGCGATGCAGTCCATCGAGCTCAAAGTGGGCGGCAGCAGTATCGAAATCACCCAAGCAGGGATTACGATCAAAGGAACGATAATAAAAGTGGAGGCCAGTGGGACGTCGGAAATAAAGAGTCCAATGACCGTAGTCAAAGGAGACGGCATGTTGATTCTGCAGGGCGGCTTGACAAAAATTAACTAG
- the tssE gene encoding type VI secretion system baseplate subunit TssE has translation MAELTQKERLQPSLLDRLTDDEPNNRVESRDKRVLSMQRLRQSVLRDVSWLLNADSFESVADLTDYPEVAQSVINFGIQNLAGTSVVGADLTNIERKLKQAISVFEPRILPNSLSVKVLSADVMSHQAISFDIEANLWAQPLPIHLYLRTEIDVLTGDVNLRDMGG, from the coding sequence ATGGCCGAATTAACCCAAAAAGAACGCCTCCAACCTTCGTTACTCGATCGATTGACGGATGATGAGCCGAACAATCGGGTTGAATCCAGAGATAAGCGGGTGTTATCGATGCAGAGATTGAGGCAGTCGGTCCTGCGCGACGTTTCCTGGCTATTGAATGCCGATTCCTTCGAGTCCGTTGCCGATTTAACGGATTATCCGGAAGTCGCTCAGTCGGTTATCAATTTCGGCATACAAAATCTAGCGGGTACTTCCGTGGTCGGCGCGGACTTGACCAATATAGAAAGAAAACTTAAACAAGCCATTTCCGTCTTTGAGCCGCGAATTCTTCCCAATAGTTTGTCGGTTAAAGTATTGTCGGCGGATGTCATGAGTCATCAAGCTATCAGCTTCGATATCGAGGCCAATCTTTGGGCGCAGCCCCTTCCGATACATCTTTATTTACGGACTGAGATCGATGTATTGACTGGCGATGTTAATCTACGCGACATGGGCGGCTAA
- a CDS encoding PAAR domain-containing protein yields the protein MFPAARVTDMHVCPMVTGVVPHVGGPILPPGTPTVLIGNLPAAKVGDMATCVGPPDTIVKGSSTVLICNMPAARLLDNTAHGGVIVGPGCPTVLIGG from the coding sequence ATGTTTCCAGCAGCTAGAGTGACAGACATGCATGTTTGTCCTATGGTTACAGGGGTAGTGCCTCATGTAGGTGGGCCTATTTTACCGCCTGGAACCCCAACCGTATTGATAGGCAATTTACCGGCCGCAAAAGTCGGGGATATGGCGACTTGTGTGGGGCCTCCGGATACCATTGTCAAAGGATCATCCACGGTATTGATTTGCAACATGCCTGCAGCGCGCTTATTGGATAATACTGCGCACGGCGGAGTCATTGTCGGTCCTGGTTGTCCGACCGTTTTAATAGGCGGTTAA
- the tssH gene encoding type VI secretion system ATPase TssH — translation MGDISRVALFGKLNKVCYKSIEGATVFCKMRGNPYVELTHWLHQILQLQDSDLHKIIRQFNLDPSKLARDFTESLDRLPRGSTSISDLSSHVEEAVERGWVYGTLMFGESQVRSGHLVVGILKTKGLNHALLEISNEFGKVKPDTLTERFAEIVSGSPEEGLHSSDGFQVGGGAVPGEASGAMSPAQMGKQEALKQFTVDLTEQARQGKMDPIVGRDEEIRQVIDILMRRRQNNPILTGEAGVGKTAVVEGFAQKIVAGDVPPSLLDVTLRTLDVGLLQAGASMKGEFENRLRQVIEEVQSSEKPIILFIDEAHTLVGAGGAAGTGDAANLLKPALARGTLRTVAATTWAEYKKHIEKDPALTRRFQVVQVLEPNEEKAILMMRGVASVMEKHHQVQILDEALEAAVKLSHRYIPARQLPDKSVSLLDTASARVAISQHAVPAAVDDCRKRINGLDTELAIIGREKSVGVDIKDRETIVLEKLKAEKDRLALLEERWNNERELVKNILDIRQKLREQGGKVEGTDSKLEKAVDEVAGVDSESATRNGLLENLKNLLSQLHDLQGESPLILPSVDAQAVASVVGDWTGIPVGRMVKNEIETIIHLADAIEQRIIGQRHALEMIARRIQTSRAGLDNPNKPIGVFMLAGTSGVGKTETALALAEALYGGEQNVITINMSEYQEAHTVSTLKGAPPGYVGYGEGGVLTEAVRRRPYSVVLLDEVEKAHPDVHEIFFQVFDKGWMEDGEGRVIDFKNTLILLTTNAGTELIANLCKDPDLMPEPEGIAKALREPLLKVFPPALLGRLVVIPYYPLSDEMIAAIAKLQLKRIEKRIVENHKVPFSYDEDVIKLIAERCTEVESGGRMIDAILTNTVLPSISSEFLTRMMEGKTVERVHVGVADGEFIYEF, via the coding sequence ATGGGCGATATCAGCCGTGTCGCGTTATTCGGTAAGCTGAATAAAGTGTGCTACAAATCCATAGAGGGCGCTACCGTGTTTTGTAAAATGCGCGGCAATCCTTATGTAGAATTAACGCATTGGTTGCATCAAATTCTTCAGTTGCAAGACTCGGATCTCCATAAAATCATTCGTCAATTCAATCTCGACCCCTCCAAATTGGCGCGCGACTTTACCGAATCTTTGGATCGCCTCCCAAGAGGCTCTACATCGATTTCCGATTTATCGTCGCATGTCGAAGAGGCTGTCGAGAGAGGATGGGTATACGGTACATTAATGTTCGGCGAATCGCAGGTACGTTCGGGACATTTGGTTGTCGGCATTCTTAAAACGAAGGGTTTGAATCATGCCTTGCTCGAAATTTCCAACGAATTTGGAAAAGTCAAGCCGGATACCTTAACCGAACGTTTCGCGGAGATTGTCAGCGGCTCGCCTGAAGAAGGTCTGCATTCAAGCGACGGTTTTCAAGTCGGAGGAGGGGCTGTTCCGGGCGAAGCCAGCGGCGCGATGTCGCCGGCGCAGATGGGTAAACAAGAAGCCTTGAAACAATTCACTGTCGATTTAACCGAACAGGCGCGACAAGGCAAGATGGACCCGATCGTTGGGCGCGATGAAGAAATCCGGCAGGTCATCGATATTTTGATGCGTCGACGTCAAAACAACCCGATATTGACTGGCGAGGCCGGCGTCGGCAAAACTGCCGTCGTTGAAGGCTTCGCGCAGAAGATCGTCGCCGGGGACGTGCCGCCGTCCTTGCTGGACGTCACGTTGCGTACGCTTGATGTCGGTTTGCTGCAGGCAGGCGCCAGTATGAAAGGCGAATTCGAGAACCGCTTACGTCAAGTGATCGAGGAAGTGCAATCATCCGAAAAACCTATCATTTTGTTTATCGACGAAGCGCATACCTTGGTCGGCGCTGGCGGCGCAGCCGGCACCGGCGATGCAGCGAATCTTTTAAAACCGGCTCTGGCTCGAGGTACGCTCAGAACCGTCGCGGCTACGACTTGGGCCGAATATAAGAAACATATCGAAAAAGATCCGGCATTGACGCGGCGCTTTCAAGTCGTGCAAGTACTGGAGCCGAATGAGGAAAAAGCGATACTGATGATGCGAGGTGTCGCATCTGTCATGGAAAAACACCATCAGGTTCAAATACTCGATGAGGCTCTGGAAGCTGCGGTAAAGCTGTCTCACCGATATATTCCCGCCAGGCAGTTGCCCGATAAATCGGTTAGTTTGCTAGATACTGCATCGGCACGCGTAGCAATCAGCCAGCATGCCGTTCCTGCCGCAGTCGATGATTGCCGAAAACGGATTAACGGATTGGATACGGAATTGGCGATCATCGGCAGAGAAAAGTCGGTTGGCGTCGATATCAAAGACCGCGAAACGATTGTTCTGGAAAAACTTAAAGCCGAAAAAGATCGCTTGGCGTTGTTAGAAGAGCGCTGGAACAACGAACGTGAGCTCGTAAAAAACATTTTAGATATTCGTCAAAAACTGCGAGAACAGGGCGGTAAAGTCGAGGGGACCGACAGCAAACTCGAAAAAGCGGTTGACGAAGTTGCGGGAGTCGATTCCGAATCGGCAACACGCAATGGTCTGCTTGAGAATTTAAAAAACTTGCTATCTCAATTGCATGATTTGCAAGGCGAATCGCCGTTGATTTTACCGAGCGTCGATGCTCAAGCCGTGGCTTCCGTCGTCGGCGATTGGACCGGAATTCCAGTCGGGCGTATGGTCAAGAATGAAATCGAGACCATCATTCATCTGGCCGATGCCATCGAGCAGCGCATCATCGGACAACGTCATGCGTTGGAAATGATAGCGCGGCGCATACAAACCTCGCGCGCGGGTCTCGATAATCCGAACAAACCGATCGGGGTGTTCATGCTGGCCGGTACGTCGGGAGTCGGAAAAACCGAAACAGCCCTGGCCTTGGCCGAAGCCTTGTACGGCGGCGAGCAGAATGTCATCACAATTAACATGAGCGAATACCAGGAAGCGCATACCGTGTCGACGTTAAAAGGCGCGCCTCCGGGTTATGTCGGATACGGCGAAGGCGGTGTGTTGACCGAAGCAGTTCGACGAAGACCCTATTCGGTCGTGCTGCTCGATGAAGTCGAAAAAGCGCATCCGGACGTTCATGAAATTTTCTTCCAGGTTTTCGATAAGGGCTGGATGGAAGACGGCGAAGGCCGGGTCATCGACTTCAAAAATACGCTGATTCTTTTGACTACCAATGCCGGTACCGAGCTGATCGCCAATCTCTGCAAAGATCCGGATTTGATGCCGGAGCCTGAAGGCATTGCCAAAGCCTTGAGGGAACCGTTGCTAAAAGTCTTTCCGCCGGCATTGTTGGGCCGTCTGGTCGTTATTCCATATTACCCGTTAAGCGACGAAATGATCGCCGCAATCGCGAAATTGCAGTTAAAACGTATCGAAAAACGTATTGTTGAAAATCATAAGGTACCGTTCAGTTATGATGAGGATGTTATTAAATTGATAGCCGAACGCTGTACCGAAGTCGAAAGCGGCGGCCGCATGATCGATGCGATATTGACCAATACGGTTTTGCCCAGTATCAGCTCCGAGTTTTTAACGCGGATGATGGAAGGTAAGACAGTTGAAAGGGTGCATGTCGGTGTGGCGGATGGAGAGTTTATTTATGAATTTTGA
- a CDS encoding papain-like cysteine protease family protein, with translation MSFYLNVPFVTQLGIGAEIGKHHGRDDPTGCWYASLCMVGFYFEAGPRLGNPELFKRPLDKLKHGTDVGHFPIGGDAELKMMQNEGLEEVPEPADKKWKNWQLAKMLKEYGPLMMSWWAPGAHVSVVIGIDSEANEVIYHDPENAPNSRMSLNNFNSKLMWGNRALMRKKGKPHQG, from the coding sequence ATGTCCTTTTATCTAAATGTACCATTTGTCACACAACTTGGTATTGGCGCAGAGATTGGTAAACATCACGGACGGGATGATCCAACTGGATGCTGGTATGCCAGTTTGTGCATGGTTGGATTTTATTTTGAAGCAGGCCCTCGGTTAGGTAACCCGGAATTATTTAAACGTCCTCTAGACAAACTTAAACACGGTACAGATGTCGGACATTTTCCTATAGGTGGTGATGCTGAATTAAAAATGATGCAGAACGAAGGATTAGAAGAAGTCCCTGAACCGGCTGATAAAAAATGGAAAAATTGGCAACTTGCGAAAATGCTTAAAGAGTATGGACCTTTAATGATGTCTTGGTGGGCTCCGGGGGCTCATGTTTCAGTTGTTATTGGTATAGACTCTGAAGCAAATGAAGTGATTTATCACGACCCGGAAAACGCGCCAAATTCTCGGATGTCGTTAAATAATTTTAACAGCAAGTTAATGTGGGGGAACCGCGCATTGATGCGAAAAAAAGGAAAACCACATCAAGGTTGA
- the tssF gene encoding type VI secretion system baseplate subunit TssF, with protein MDPKLLRYYNTELHHLREMGGEFAVEFPKIAARLGMDSFECADPYVERLLEGFAFLAARVQLKLDAEFPRFTQHLLEMIYPNYLEPTPSMAVVQFQPDLTEGSLNEGFTIERATALRSQTTKGEQTPCEYRTAHEIKLWPLQIHEAEYLPNLGAVANLCAHNLTGVKAAIRIRLKTTAGLKFNELKLDSLPVFLRGHGELPMHLYEQLIGDSLAVCMQPTEKPYRWQHLVKDNAVTRIGFSDEEALLNYSPRSFQGYRLLQEYFAFPERFMFAEFNGFAQALNQCDAEEMDLIVLLKRSHAKLINAVDRSQFALFCTPAINLFPKHADPIYIDRKSSEFHIIPDRSRPMDFEICQVKEVIGIGSGGVNEKKEFQPFYRYSDERSHDVRPAYYSLHRQQRIASSKQKRQGPRSSYIGNETFITLVDGQSAPYSNDLKQLSIKALCSNRDLPLLMPLGGGKTDFTMQKGAPVQSIRCLSGPTKPRSSTAYGNVNWSLINHLSMNYLSLIDRNDKEGAVALRSLLKLYSEYNVAAITNQIEGLLSIQAKDIVRRINTAGPIVFGRGLEITLNFEESAFEGSGVFLMGAVLENFLARYVSINSFTETVVKSPDRGEIIRWPARIGRRKTI; from the coding sequence ATGGATCCGAAATTATTGCGCTATTACAACACGGAACTACACCATTTGAGGGAAATGGGCGGCGAATTTGCCGTCGAATTCCCTAAGATTGCAGCGCGCTTGGGCATGGATAGCTTTGAATGCGCAGATCCTTATGTCGAAAGATTATTGGAAGGTTTTGCCTTTTTAGCGGCACGCGTCCAATTGAAGCTCGATGCCGAGTTTCCGCGATTTACCCAGCACTTGCTGGAAATGATCTATCCGAATTATCTCGAGCCGACACCGTCTATGGCCGTCGTGCAATTTCAACCCGATTTAACGGAAGGTTCGTTAAATGAAGGTTTTACGATAGAAAGAGCAACCGCGTTACGCAGCCAGACGACAAAAGGCGAACAAACCCCCTGCGAATATCGCACCGCGCACGAAATCAAACTTTGGCCTTTACAAATCCACGAAGCGGAATATCTGCCCAATCTTGGGGCCGTGGCAAACCTCTGCGCACATAATCTGACCGGGGTAAAAGCCGCGATTCGCATCCGGCTCAAAACCACGGCAGGTTTGAAATTCAATGAGTTAAAATTGGATTCCTTACCCGTTTTTTTAAGAGGGCATGGCGAATTGCCGATGCACTTGTATGAACAATTGATTGGCGATTCGTTAGCCGTTTGCATGCAGCCGACCGAAAAACCTTATCGCTGGCAACATTTAGTCAAAGATAATGCGGTAACCCGGATAGGCTTTTCCGATGAAGAAGCCTTGCTCAATTATTCGCCTCGTTCTTTCCAGGGGTACCGTCTTCTGCAAGAATATTTTGCCTTTCCGGAACGCTTTATGTTTGCAGAATTTAACGGTTTCGCTCAAGCGTTGAATCAGTGCGATGCCGAAGAGATGGATTTAATCGTTCTGCTAAAACGAAGTCACGCAAAACTGATTAATGCCGTCGATAGATCTCAATTTGCGTTGTTTTGTACTCCGGCGATCAATCTGTTTCCCAAGCATGCCGATCCTATTTATATCGATCGGAAGTCGTCCGAATTTCATATCATTCCGGACCGCTCCAGACCGATGGACTTTGAAATTTGCCAAGTCAAGGAGGTCATTGGCATTGGGAGCGGGGGCGTCAATGAAAAAAAGGAATTTCAGCCGTTTTATCGATACAGCGACGAACGCAGCCATGACGTCCGGCCTGCTTATTATTCGTTACATCGGCAACAACGGATAGCTTCGTCGAAACAAAAACGTCAAGGACCGCGATCGAGTTATATCGGCAATGAGACCTTTATTACGCTGGTCGACGGGCAATCGGCGCCTTACAGTAACGACCTTAAACAACTATCGATCAAGGCGCTTTGTAGTAATCGCGATTTACCGTTGCTGATGCCGTTGGGCGGAGGAAAAACCGACTTCACGATGCAGAAGGGCGCGCCGGTACAAAGCATCCGTTGCCTTTCAGGTCCCACTAAACCTCGGTCGTCGACCGCCTATGGCAATGTCAATTGGAGTTTAATCAATCATTTGTCGATGAACTATTTAAGTTTAATCGACCGTAATGACAAAGAAGGTGCCGTCGCTCTGAGAAGTTTATTGAAGTTATATAGCGAATACAATGTTGCAGCTATTACTAATCAGATCGAGGGATTGTTGTCGATTCAAGCGAAAGATATCGTCAGACGAATCAATACGGCCGGCCCTATCGTTTTTGGGCGCGGCTTAGAAATAACCTTGAACTTCGAAGAGTCTGCTTTTGAAGGCAGCGGCGTCTTCTTGATGGGAGCAGTGCTGGAAAATTTTTTAGCCCGCTATGTTTCAATTAACTCGTTTACCGAAACCGTGGTCAAGTCCCCGGATCGGGGAGAAATCATTAGATGGCCGGCGAGAATAGGTCGAAGAAAAACGATTTAA
- a CDS encoding DUF6931 family protein, translating to MTEINLIKIKQEKASEISGLFELSELGQSLLTQDVTPAEFIEKLIQEECFTDCINFIAYGLPKREATWWACLCARSCQSTQMNPKDAKAVESAEAWVYKPIQENAKAAFIAAEATDFKTAAGWAATAAFWSGDNLSPLDDNIVLPSPDLTAKAVAGAIMLAASQDGAAQVKNRKQTFIRQGIDIAKGGDGRKVVQ from the coding sequence ATGACTGAAATAAATTTAATAAAAATAAAACAAGAAAAGGCTTCCGAAATCTCTGGGTTGTTCGAGTTAAGCGAATTAGGTCAATCGTTATTAACTCAAGACGTCACGCCTGCTGAATTTATTGAAAAATTAATACAAGAAGAATGTTTCACTGATTGTATTAATTTTATCGCTTATGGCTTACCCAAAAGAGAAGCGACATGGTGGGCTTGCTTGTGTGCTCGTAGTTGTCAAAGTACTCAAATGAATCCAAAGGATGCGAAGGCGGTGGAGTCGGCCGAAGCTTGGGTGTATAAGCCTATTCAAGAAAATGCTAAAGCCGCTTTTATTGCTGCGGAAGCGACAGATTTTAAAACGGCTGCCGGTTGGGCGGCAACAGCGGCATTTTGGAGCGGTGATAATCTTTCACCTTTAGATGACAATATTGTTCTTCCGTCACCGGATCTTACTGCAAAAGCGGTTGCAGGCGCCATTATGCTGGCTGCTTCCCAAGATGGTGCCGCTCAGGTCAAAAACAGAAAGCAGACATTTATTCGGCAAGGCATTGATATTGCGAAGGGTGGCGACGGTCGTAAGGTTGTACAGTAA
- a CDS encoding type VI secretion system accessory protein TagJ translates to MLSSEQALKDGNLEQALADIQQAVRKDPANVKNRIFLFQLLSVIGQWERALTQLNVLADMDAATLAMVQTYREALRCEVLRKEVFSGLKTPLIFGEPQQWMALLLQSLNLAAQEKYQEAQNLRNQAFDGAPATAGSIDGERFDWLADADVRLGPMLEAIINGQYYWVPFQHINTIQIELPEDLRDLVWMPVHFAWQNGGEAVGFIPTRYVNSETNPDAAIQLARKTEWQEPHDGLFIGLGQRLLSTNHNDYALMDVREISFDGTDNI, encoded by the coding sequence CAGCCAATGTCAAAAATAGAATTTTCCTCTTTCAATTATTATCGGTTATAGGTCAATGGGAAAGAGCGTTGACCCAACTCAATGTCTTGGCTGACATGGATGCGGCAACTCTGGCGATGGTACAAACCTATCGTGAGGCACTTCGTTGCGAAGTATTGCGTAAAGAAGTTTTCTCAGGCTTGAAAACACCGTTGATTTTTGGCGAGCCTCAACAATGGATGGCCTTGTTGTTGCAATCTCTCAACCTCGCTGCGCAAGAAAAATACCAGGAGGCTCAAAACCTGCGCAATCAAGCTTTTGATGGCGCTCCGGCCACGGCCGGTTCAATTGATGGCGAACGTTTTGACTGGTTGGCGGATGCCGATGTCCGGCTCGGCCCCATGCTCGAAGCAATCATTAATGGGCAATATTATTGGGTTCCTTTTCAACATATCAACACTATCCAAATAGAATTGCCCGAAGACCTGCGCGATTTGGTTTGGATGCCTGTGCATTTTGCTTGGCAAAATGGCGGCGAAGCGGTCGGGTTTATTCCGACACGTTATGTCAACTCCGAAACTAATCCGGATGCGGCTATTCAACTGGCGCGCAAGACCGAATGGCAAGAACCGCATGATGGGTTATTCATCGGTCTGGGACAGCGCTTATTAAGCACTAATCACAATGATTATGCCTTGATGGATGTCCGTGAAATTAGTTTTGATGGCACTGATAACATATAA